The Pongo pygmaeus isolate AG05252 chromosome 11, NHGRI_mPonPyg2-v2.0_pri, whole genome shotgun sequence genome includes a region encoding these proteins:
- the NXPH2 gene encoding neurexophilin-2, with the protein MRLRPLPLVVVPGLLQLLFCDSKEVVHATEGLDWEDKDAPGTLVGNVVHSRIISPLRLFVKQSPVPKPGPMAYADSMENFWDWLANITEIREPLARTKRRPIVKTGKFKKMFGWGDFHSNIKTVKLNLLITGKIVDHGNGTFSVYFRHNSTGLGNVSVSLVPPSKVVEFEVSPQSTLETKESKSFNCRIEYEKTDRAKKTALCNFDPSKICYQEQTQSHVSWLCSKPFKVICIYIAFYSVDYKLVQKVCPDYNYHSETPYLSSG; encoded by the coding sequence cTATTTTGTGACAGTAAGGAAGTGGTGCATGCCACGGAGGGGCTGGATTGGGAAGACAAAGATGCTCCAGGGACGTTGGTCGGCAACGTGGTGCACTCAAGGATCATCAGTCCCCTGCGCCTGTTTGTTAAACAGTCTCCGGTGCCCAAGCCCGGCCCCATGGCGTATGCAGACAGCATGGAAAACTTTTGGGATTGGCTGGCCAACATCACGGAGATTCGGGAGCCATTGGCAAGAACTAAACGGAGGCCAATAGTAAAAAcaggaaaatttaagaaaatgtttggaTGGGGTGACTTTCATTCCAACATTAAAACTGTCAAACTCAATCTCCTCATCACAGGGAAAATTGTTGACCATGGAAATGGAACCTTCAGTGTGTATTTCCGACATAATTCAACAGGCCTGGGCAATGTTTCAGTGAGCTTGGTACCACCCTCCAAGGTGGTGGAATTTGAAGTTTCCCCCCAGTCTACCTTGGAGACCAAGGAATCCAAATCTTTCAATTGTCGCATTGAGTATGAAAAAACAGATCGGGCAAAAAAGACCGCCCTGTGCAACTTTGACCCATCCAAGATCTGCTACCAGGAGCAGACTCAGAGCCATGTGTCTTGGTTGTGCTCCAAGCCCTTCAAGGTCATTTGCATTTACATTGCCTTTTACAGTGTTGATTATAAACTCGTGCAAAAGGTGTGCCCTGACTACAATtaccatagtgagaccccatactTATCTTCTGGCTGA